In the genome of Candidatus Neomarinimicrobiota bacterium, the window AACCCAAAGGCGCGCCAATTTGCCAGGGCCACCCTCAGAGTGGCTATCAGCCTGGGGATGGTGGAAGGCTTTCTGGACCGGTTGGTGCTGCTGGCCCGGGCCTTCCGGGAGAGTAAGGCCTTCCGCCATTTGATGATTACCCACAGGATCCCGACAGAAGAGAAATTGGCAATCCTGCGCCGGGCCTTCGCGGGCATCCTCACCGAGCTGGAATTCGAGGTCTTGCACTGCTTACTGGAACGGGGCCTGGCCCTGCAACTGCCCGCAGTGGTCAAGTCCCTGATCCATCTGGCCCAGGTGCAAGGTGCCCGGATGGACCTGACCGTTTTCACCCCCCGGTCACTTCCGGAGCCGGAGCTTCAGAGCCTGGGGAACCGGGTGGCAGCGGATATCGGGCGCTCCCTGCGGGTTCTGGGTGTGGTGGACCCCGGTCTCCTTGGTGGCATCAAGCTGCTGGTGGGCAATACCCTGGTGGATGGCACGCTGGCCCGCCGGCTGGAGCTGTTGCGGGAACAGCTGGTGTAGCCAAGGGTTACAGCACTGGAAAAATGATGATTAATACGGAGTAAAACACGGTATGGCTGTAGAATTTGACACCGGTAAGATCACCGCGATGCTGAAAGAGGAGCTCGAAGCCTTTGAGGTGGAGCTGGATGTAGCCGAGGTAGGTGAGGTGATCATGGTGGGTGACGGTGTCGCCCGGGTGCACGGATTGGATAATGTGATGGCCTCGGAATTGGTGGAGTTCCCTCATGGTGTATTCGGCATGGCTTTGAACCTGGAGGAGGACAATGTCGGTCTGGTTCTGTTTGGTGAGAGCCACCTGGTGCGGGAGGGCGACCTGGCCCGTCGTACCGGCCGGGTGGTGGAGATCGGCGTGGGTGCGGCCATGCTGGGTCGGGTAGTGAATCCTTTGGGTCAACCCATTGACGGGCGCGGGGAGATCAAGCCTGAAGAGTCTAAGCCTATCGAGCGGAAGGCACCTGATGTCATCTCGCGGCTGCCCGTCAAGGAGCCCCTGCAGACCGGCCTTAAAGCCATCGACAGCATGACCCCCATCGGCCGCGGCCAGCGGGAGCTCATTATCGGTGACCGCCAGACCGGCAAAACGGCCATCGCACTGGATACCATCATCAACCAGAAGTACACCCATAAAACGGATGCGCCCGTCTACTGCATCTATGTGGCAATCGGGCAGAAGGCCTCTACGGTGGCCACGGCGGTAGCCGAGTTGGAGCGGGCTGGCGCCATGGAGTATACCGTAGTGGTGGCGGCCAGCGCCTCCGAACCGGCACCCCTGCAGTTTATCGCCCCCTATGCCGGGGCCACCATCGGCGAATACTTCCGTGACCAGGGCAAGCATGCGCTGGTGATCTACGACGATCTCAGCAAGCATGCTGTGGCCTACCGGCAGGTATCGCTGCTGTTGCGCCGTCCCCCGGGCCGGGAAGCTTACCCGGGCGACATATTCTATCTGCATAGCCGCCTGCTGGAGCGCGCCGCCAAAATGAACGATGAAAACGGCGGTGGCTCACTCACCGCCCTGCCCATCATCGAAACCCAGGCCGGGGATGTGGCCGCGTATATCCCGACTAACGTGATCTCAATTACCGACGGCCAGATCTTTCTGGAGACCGGACTGTTCTACGCCGGCATCCGCCCCGCCATGAATCCCGGTATTTCCGTGTCCCGCGTGGGTGGCCACGCCCAGATCAAGGCGATGCGCAAGGTGGCCGGCTCGCTGCGCCTGGAGCTGGCCCTGTTCCGAGAGCTGGAGGCCTTCGCCAAGTTCGGCTCCGACCTGGACAAGGCCACCCTGCATCAGATTACCCGCGGTGAGCGGCTCAGGGAAATCCTTAAACAGAATCAGTTCCAACCCATGCCGGTGCAGGAGCAGGTAGCCATCATTTTTGCCGCCACCAAGGGCTACCTGGACGATCTGCCTATCGAGCGGGCGCGCGAATTCGAGGCGGGGTACCTGGACTACCTTCGAGCCAACGGTCGCCAGTACCTGGATACCATTCATGATACCGGCGAACTGACCGAGGAAACCGAGCAGGACCTGATGACCATAACGGACGAATTCATGAAGACTTTCGTCGCTTGACGAGAATACCCCATGGCCAGCCTGAAGGACATCCGGCGCCGGATCAATTCCGTTAAAAGCATTCAGCAGGTCACCAAGGCCATGAAGATGGTGGCGGCGGCCAAGCTGCGCCGCGCCCAGCTGAACATGCTCCAGGCCCGCCCCTATGCCAACCGCATCCGCGACGTACTTCACAGCCTGCTGCCGCAGATTGATCGGCAGCTGCTGCCGGTGCTCCAGGTACGGGAAGAGGTCCAGCGCAGTCTGATTGTGGTGGTGACCTCAGACCGGGGTATGGCCGGCAGCTTCAACACCAATCTACTCAAGGCGGCCCAGAAAAGGATTGATGAGCTGAGTCGGGAGCTGGTCGATCTGATCTGCATTGGCCGGAAGGGTAATGACCATTTCACCCGCCGGGGGTACCAGGTGGTGGCCGCCTACCTGGACTTCTGGTCCGAGCTCGGTTTTAATCACGCGATGGCCTTTGGCCGAGAGATCACTTCGCGCTATGTGGAGGGCTCGGTGGACCAGGTGTTGGTCTTCTTTAATCAATTCAAGAACATTCTTGTGCAGGAATTGCGCGAG includes:
- the atpH gene encoding ATP synthase F1 subunit delta, producing NPKARQFARATLRVAISLGMVEGFLDRLVLLARAFRESKAFRHLMITHRIPTEEKLAILRRAFAGILTELEFEVLHCLLERGLALQLPAVVKSLIHLAQVQGARMDLTVFTPRSLPEPELQSLGNRVAADIGRSLRVLGVVDPGLLGGIKLLVGNTLVDGTLARRLELLREQLV
- the atpA gene encoding F0F1 ATP synthase subunit alpha, whose translation is MAVEFDTGKITAMLKEELEAFEVELDVAEVGEVIMVGDGVARVHGLDNVMASELVEFPHGVFGMALNLEEDNVGLVLFGESHLVREGDLARRTGRVVEIGVGAAMLGRVVNPLGQPIDGRGEIKPEESKPIERKAPDVISRLPVKEPLQTGLKAIDSMTPIGRGQRELIIGDRQTGKTAIALDTIINQKYTHKTDAPVYCIYVAIGQKASTVATAVAELERAGAMEYTVVVAASASEPAPLQFIAPYAGATIGEYFRDQGKHALVIYDDLSKHAVAYRQVSLLLRRPPGREAYPGDIFYLHSRLLERAAKMNDENGGGSLTALPIIETQAGDVAAYIPTNVISITDGQIFLETGLFYAGIRPAMNPGISVSRVGGHAQIKAMRKVAGSLRLELALFRELEAFAKFGSDLDKATLHQITRGERLREILKQNQFQPMPVQEQVAIIFAATKGYLDDLPIERAREFEAGYLDYLRANGRQYLDTIHDTGELTEETEQDLMTITDEFMKTFVA
- the atpG gene encoding ATP synthase F1 subunit gamma gives rise to the protein MASLKDIRRRINSVKSIQQVTKAMKMVAAAKLRRAQLNMLQARPYANRIRDVLHSLLPQIDRQLLPVLQVREEVQRSLIVVVTSDRGMAGSFNTNLLKAAQKRIDELSRELVDLICIGRKGNDHFTRRGYQVVAAYLDFWSELGFNHAMAFGREITSRYVEGSVDQVLVFFNQFKNILVQELREERLLPLVLEEGEPIDTSQVLFEPSAAEVVDSLVPRHLNIQVWRYLLESYASEQAARMTAMDNATNNAEEVIERLQLEYNKARQASITKEILDIVGGAEALRLQA